The Shewanella sp. NFH-SH190041 genome has a window encoding:
- the yhbY gene encoding ribosome assembly RNA-binding protein YhbY produces MNLTTKQKQYLKGLAHNLKPVVLLGANGLTEGVLAEIDNALAHHELIKVKVPTTDREVKLAIVEAIVRETGAVNVQLIGHNAVLFRQSEEMKIALPKAR; encoded by the coding sequence ATGAACCTGACAACCAAACAGAAACAGTACCTCAAAGGTCTGGCACATAATTTAAAGCCAGTGGTGCTGCTTGGTGCCAATGGCCTGACTGAAGGTGTACTGGCTGAAATCGACAACGCCCTAGCTCATCATGAATTAATCAAAGTTAAGGTGCCTACCACTGACCGTGAGGTCAAACTGGCTATTGTCGAGGCCATCGTACGGGAAACAGGTGCAGTAAACGTCCAACTTATCGGACATAACGCTGTGCTGTTCCGTCAGTCTGAAGAGATGAAAATCGCGCTGCCTAAAGCCCGTTAA
- the rlmE gene encoding 23S rRNA (uridine(2552)-2'-O)-methyltransferase RlmE, with product MSGKKRSASSTRWMQEHFDDHYVKLAQKRGLRSRAAFKLEELQQKDQLIKQGMTVVDLGAAPGGWSQVAVKLVGEKGKVVACDILPMDPIVGVDFLQGDFREDKVLEALLIRVGDDKVDVVLSDMAPNMSGTDGVDQPRAMYLVELALDMCHQVLAPNGSFAVKVFQGEGFDEYMKAVRAAFKTVKTRKPDSSRPRSREVYLVATGYKL from the coding sequence ATGTCAGGTAAAAAACGTTCAGCCAGCTCCACCCGTTGGATGCAGGAACACTTCGATGATCATTATGTGAAATTGGCCCAAAAACGGGGACTTAGATCTCGAGCAGCTTTTAAGCTGGAAGAACTGCAGCAAAAAGACCAGTTGATAAAACAGGGCATGACCGTTGTGGATCTCGGTGCTGCGCCCGGTGGTTGGTCCCAAGTCGCGGTGAAATTGGTGGGAGAAAAAGGCAAGGTTGTTGCCTGTGACATTTTACCGATGGACCCAATCGTTGGGGTCGATTTTTTGCAGGGAGACTTCCGTGAAGACAAGGTTCTGGAAGCGCTGCTGATCCGGGTTGGTGATGATAAAGTTGATGTGGTGCTATCTGATATGGCGCCTAATATGAGTGGTACAGATGGCGTGGATCAGCCTCGCGCTATGTATTTGGTTGAGTTGGCGTTAGATATGTGTCACCAAGTATTGGCACCTAATGGCAGCTTTGCCGTTAAAGTATTTCAGGGAGAGGGATTTGATGAGTATATGAAGGCAGTGCGAGCGGCTTTCAAGACTGTCAAGACCAGAAAGCCGGATTCATCACGTCCTCGTTCTCGGGAAGTGTATCTGGTGGCGACAGGGTATAAGTTGTAG
- the ftsH gene encoding ATP-dependent zinc metalloprotease FtsH, translated as MGSKNLSDMAKNLILWVVIAVVLMTVFQGYSPSSSSASKMDYSAFVQDVEKNQVATVDFKADQRTINGTLKSGEKFTTIMPIYDRDLINDLLAKGVKVKGQEAEESGFLTQIFISWFPMLLLIGVWIFFMRQMQGGGGKGAMSFGKSKAKLMSEDQIKTTFVDVAGCDEAKEEVKELVDYLRDPTKFQRLGGRIPTGVLMVGPPGTGKTLLAKAIAGEAKVPFFTISGSDFVEMFVGVGASRVRDMFEQAKKSAPCIIFIDEIDAVGRQRGAGLGGGHDEREQTLNQMLVEMDGFEGNEGIIVIAATNRPDVLDAALLRPGRFDRQVVVGLPDVRGREQILKVHMRKVPIGDDVKASVIARGTPGFSGADLANLVNEAALFAARGNRKVVGMEEFERAKDKIMMGAERRSMVMSEDDKLMTAYHEAGHAIVGYLMPEHDPVHKVTIIPRGRALGVTFFLPEADAVSQSRRKLECQISVAYGGRMAEELIFGEEAVSTGASQDIKYATSIARNMVTQWGFSERLGPLLYAEEEGEVFLGRSMAKSKHMSDETAAIIDSEIKVIIDRNYQRTKQILTDNMDILHAMKDALMKYETIDSPQIKDLMARRDVRPPADWQDDNNNSNHNGSSQGGQQDVTVEEAEVANTDVPESDIKAPGETPAK; from the coding sequence ATGGGGTCTAAGAATTTGAGTGACATGGCAAAAAATCTAATACTCTGGGTAGTCATCGCCGTGGTGCTGATGACTGTATTCCAGGGTTATTCCCCTTCGTCGTCCTCAGCGTCGAAGATGGACTATTCAGCGTTTGTACAGGATGTGGAAAAAAATCAGGTAGCAACCGTAGATTTTAAGGCGGATCAGCGCACGATTAACGGCACGCTGAAAAGTGGTGAAAAGTTCACGACTATCATGCCTATCTATGATCGTGATTTGATCAATGACCTGCTGGCCAAGGGCGTTAAAGTCAAAGGCCAGGAAGCCGAGGAATCCGGATTCCTGACACAAATCTTTATCTCATGGTTCCCAATGCTGCTGCTGATCGGGGTATGGATTTTCTTCATGCGCCAGATGCAAGGCGGCGGTGGTAAGGGCGCGATGTCGTTTGGTAAGAGTAAAGCCAAATTGATGAGCGAAGACCAGATTAAAACCACTTTTGTTGACGTGGCTGGCTGTGATGAAGCCAAAGAGGAAGTGAAAGAATTGGTGGATTACCTGCGTGATCCGACCAAGTTCCAGCGCCTCGGTGGTCGTATTCCGACAGGTGTGTTGATGGTTGGTCCTCCAGGTACAGGTAAGACTTTGTTGGCAAAAGCTATTGCCGGTGAAGCAAAGGTACCGTTTTTCACTATTTCAGGTTCTGATTTTGTGGAAATGTTTGTGGGTGTGGGGGCTTCCCGTGTCCGTGACATGTTTGAACAGGCCAAAAAATCTGCTCCATGTATCATCTTTATTGATGAAATCGATGCGGTTGGTCGTCAGCGTGGTGCCGGTCTGGGCGGCGGTCATGATGAGCGTGAGCAAACCCTGAACCAGATGCTGGTTGAAATGGACGGTTTTGAAGGTAACGAAGGTATTATCGTTATCGCTGCAACTAACCGTCCGGATGTGTTGGATGCCGCTTTGCTGCGTCCGGGACGTTTCGACCGCCAGGTTGTTGTTGGTCTGCCGGATGTGCGTGGCCGTGAACAGATCCTGAAAGTGCATATGCGTAAAGTGCCTATCGGTGATGATGTTAAGGCCAGTGTTATTGCCCGTGGTACACCAGGTTTCTCTGGTGCTGACTTGGCTAACTTGGTTAACGAAGCGGCATTGTTTGCAGCTCGTGGTAACCGTAAAGTTGTGGGCATGGAAGAGTTTGAGCGGGCGAAAGATAAGATCATGATGGGGGCTGAACGTCGCTCCATGGTGATGTCTGAAGATGACAAACTGATGACGGCTTACCACGAAGCAGGTCACGCGATTGTGGGTTATCTGATGCCAGAACATGATCCTGTGCATAAAGTGACAATTATTCCTCGCGGCCGAGCCTTGGGGGTAACGTTCTTTTTGCCAGAAGCGGATGCCGTGAGTCAGAGTCGCCGGAAATTGGAGTGTCAGATTTCTGTTGCCTATGGTGGCCGGATGGCAGAAGAGCTTATTTTCGGTGAAGAAGCGGTATCTACCGGTGCATCACAGGATATCAAGTATGCGACATCCATTGCCCGTAATATGGTGACCCAATGGGGCTTCTCTGAAAGACTTGGACCTTTGTTGTACGCTGAAGAAGAAGGCGAGGTGTTTCTCGGTCGCTCTATGGCAAAATCAAAGCATATGTCAGATGAGACAGCTGCGATTATTGACTCTGAAATTAAGGTTATCATTGACCGCAACTATCAGCGCACTAAGCAGATCCTGACGGATAACATGGATATTCTGCATGCAATGAAAGATGCCTTGATGAAGTACGAAACCATTGATTCTCCTCAGATTAAAGATTTGATGGCGCGTCGTGATGTGCGTCCACCTGCAGATTGGCAGGATGACAACAACAATAGTAACCACAATGGTTCATCTCAAGGTGGTCAGCAGGATGTGACTGTTGAAGAAGCTGAAGTCGCGAATACTGATGTTCCTGAATCAGACATCAAAGCGCCGGGCGAAACGCCAGCAAAATAA
- the folP gene encoding dihydropteroate synthase gives MYRLTAHGKTLLLDKPVVMGILNVTPDSFSDGGDFAAFEAACRHADEMVAQGAGIIDIGGESTRPGAAEVSLSEELARVIPLVKYVVANHDVWISVDTSKAEVMRQAVAAGAHLINDVRALQEPGALQAAAELNVPVCLMHMQGQPDSMQAAPLYNNVLDEVEAFLHARVEACIAAGISREHLLLDVGFGFGKTLEHNYQLLANLDRFHQMALPLLIGLSRKSMIGNLLGRAPKDCLAGSLAGAMQALQLGAHIIRVHDVAQTCNMVEVFQACKQQRRND, from the coding sequence ATGTATCGATTAACCGCGCACGGTAAAACCTTGTTATTGGATAAACCTGTGGTGATGGGGATTTTAAATGTCACCCCGGATTCATTTTCTGATGGTGGGGATTTTGCTGCATTTGAAGCTGCTTGTCGGCATGCTGATGAAATGGTGGCTCAAGGCGCAGGTATTATTGATATTGGTGGTGAGTCAACTCGTCCTGGCGCCGCCGAAGTGAGTCTGAGTGAAGAGTTGGCCCGGGTTATCCCACTCGTTAAATACGTTGTCGCCAACCACGATGTGTGGATTTCTGTTGATACCAGTAAAGCTGAGGTGATGCGTCAAGCTGTGGCTGCCGGTGCGCATCTCATCAATGATGTGAGGGCATTGCAAGAGCCAGGAGCTTTACAGGCTGCAGCTGAATTGAATGTGCCGGTCTGCTTGATGCATATGCAGGGGCAACCGGATTCAATGCAAGCGGCGCCGCTATATAACAATGTACTGGATGAAGTTGAAGCGTTTTTACATGCTCGTGTTGAGGCTTGTATTGCAGCGGGTATTTCTCGAGAACACTTGCTACTGGATGTTGGTTTTGGCTTTGGTAAGACCTTGGAGCATAACTACCAGTTGTTAGCGAATTTGGATAGATTCCACCAAATGGCGCTGCCTTTGCTGATAGGATTGTCAAGAAAGAGTATGATCGGCAACTTACTGGGTCGTGCACCGAAAGATTGCCTCGCAGGCAGCTTGGCCGGTGCGATGCAGGCGTTGCAACTAGGAGCTCATATTATTCGGGTTCACGATGTGGCACAAACCTGCAATATGGTTGAAGTTTTTCAGGCCTGTAAGCAGCAGCGCCGCAATGATTAA
- the glmM gene encoding phosphoglucosamine mutase: MRKFFGTDGVRGKVGAGKMTPELALKLGWAAGRVLSRAGTRKVIIGKDTRISGYLFESALEAGLSAAGLNVMLMGPMPTPAVAYLTRTFRAEAGVVISASHNPYYDNGIKFFSTDGSKLDDAVELAIEAELEKPLTCVESQLLGKVSRIEDAAGRYIEYCKGNFPADQTLEGLKIVVDCAHGATYHIAPSVFRELGAEVVAIGVKPNGININDNVGATSMGAISAAVVEHQANLGIALDGDGDRIMMVDRHGNVVDGDQVLYILASDAQQRGQLKGGVVGTLMSNLGLELALNAKGIPFARSKVGDRYVMELLKEKGWRIGGENSGHILDLDHGTTGDGIVAGILVLAAMQRQQKVFEEMTAGLTMFPQVLVNVRFEGQDDPLLHPDVIAAKEAVEAELGETGRVLLRKSGTEPLLRVMVEGEDRDTVTQLANRIADAVRSATA; this comes from the coding sequence ATGAGAAAGTTTTTTGGCACGGACGGCGTTCGGGGAAAAGTTGGCGCGGGTAAAATGACGCCAGAATTAGCATTGAAACTGGGTTGGGCCGCAGGCAGGGTGTTGAGTCGGGCCGGTACGCGTAAAGTTATCATCGGTAAAGATACCCGCATTTCCGGCTATCTGTTTGAGTCTGCCCTTGAAGCTGGTTTGTCTGCCGCGGGATTAAATGTGATGCTGATGGGACCAATGCCGACGCCGGCGGTTGCTTATTTGACTCGGACTTTCCGGGCTGAAGCTGGGGTGGTGATCAGTGCATCTCATAATCCTTATTATGATAATGGCATTAAGTTTTTCTCCACCGATGGCAGTAAGTTAGACGATGCTGTTGAATTAGCCATTGAAGCTGAATTGGAAAAACCGTTGACCTGTGTGGAATCCCAATTGTTGGGGAAAGTGTCTCGTATTGAGGATGCCGCTGGACGTTATATTGAGTATTGCAAGGGTAACTTCCCTGCGGATCAGACCCTTGAAGGCTTAAAAATTGTGGTGGATTGCGCCCATGGTGCAACTTATCACATTGCCCCGAGCGTATTTCGGGAATTGGGGGCTGAGGTTGTCGCCATTGGTGTTAAGCCCAATGGGATCAATATTAATGATAATGTTGGCGCCACATCTATGGGGGCCATCAGTGCTGCGGTAGTGGAGCACCAAGCTAATCTGGGTATTGCTCTGGATGGTGACGGCGATCGCATCATGATGGTGGATCGTCATGGCAATGTCGTTGATGGCGATCAAGTACTTTATATTCTGGCCTCTGATGCCCAGCAGCGCGGTCAGCTTAAAGGTGGTGTTGTGGGCACCTTGATGTCCAATTTGGGGTTGGAGCTGGCGCTGAACGCAAAAGGTATTCCATTTGCTCGCTCTAAAGTGGGCGATCGCTATGTGATGGAATTGCTGAAAGAAAAAGGCTGGCGTATTGGCGGCGAAAATTCTGGTCATATTTTGGACTTAGACCATGGCACAACCGGCGATGGGATCGTGGCTGGTATTTTGGTGCTGGCAGCTATGCAGCGGCAACAAAAAGTCTTTGAAGAGATGACCGCAGGGCTGACCATGTTCCCGCAAGTGCTTGTGAATGTCCGTTTTGAAGGACAGGATGATCCATTGCTGCATCCTGACGTGATTGCTGCGAAAGAGGCGGTGGAAGCCGAGTTGGGTGAAACTGGGCGTGTTTTACTGCGTAAATCAGGCACAGAGCCACTGCTGCGAGTAATGGTTGAAGGTGAAGATCGCGATACAGTGACTCAGCTAGCGAATCGAATTGCTGATGCCGTTCGCAGTGCAACAGCATAA
- the tpiA gene encoding triose-phosphate isomerase, with amino-acid sequence MALRRPMVAGNWKMNGDAHLAQELFKKFATKLQDDSAEVVLCPPSIYLESVRQLLEANKEALNGCLVRMGAQNLSQHDFGAYTGEVSGKMLKDAGCRYVIIGHSERRRMYGETSDIVAEKFAAAQKHGLTPILCVGESGPAREARRTFEVIAEELDVVIEKNGTMAFDNAIIAYEPLWAVGTGKSATPEQAQEVHAFIRKRLSEVSPYIGENIRILYGGSVTPGNAADLFAQPDVDGGLIGGASLNSTEFLSLCSIAMSA; translated from the coding sequence ATGGCACTCAGACGTCCAATGGTTGCTGGTAACTGGAAAATGAATGGTGATGCGCACTTGGCGCAGGAGCTATTTAAGAAATTCGCTACCAAGCTCCAAGATGATTCAGCAGAAGTGGTTTTATGTCCACCTTCAATATATCTGGAGAGTGTCAGGCAGTTGCTGGAAGCTAACAAGGAAGCCTTAAATGGTTGCCTCGTTAGAATGGGTGCTCAGAACCTGAGTCAGCATGATTTTGGTGCTTATACAGGTGAAGTATCTGGCAAAATGTTAAAAGATGCCGGATGCCGGTATGTGATTATCGGTCACTCAGAACGCCGCCGTATGTATGGTGAAACCAGCGATATTGTTGCTGAGAAGTTCGCTGCGGCACAAAAGCACGGCTTAACGCCAATACTGTGTGTTGGTGAGTCCGGTCCAGCGCGGGAAGCAAGACGTACCTTTGAGGTCATTGCTGAAGAGTTGGATGTGGTTATCGAGAAAAACGGCACCATGGCTTTTGATAATGCGATTATCGCTTACGAGCCATTATGGGCAGTAGGGACAGGTAAGAGCGCGACCCCAGAGCAGGCACAGGAAGTACACGCGTTTATACGCAAGCGTCTCTCTGAAGTGTCTCCATACATTGGAGAGAACATCAGGATTTTGTACGGTGGCAGTGTGACCCCGGGGAATGCAGCTGATTTGTTTGCTCAACCTGATGTTGATGGTGGACTGATAGGCGGAGCTAGCTTAAACTCTACCGAGTTTTTAAGTCTGTGTTCCATAGCGATGAGCGCGTAA
- the secG gene encoding preprotein translocase subunit SecG, translating into MFNVLIVVYLLVAIALVGLILIQQGKGADMGASFGAGASGTLFGSSGSGNFLTRSTAILAIAFFVLSLVIGNLSANHVKQADSWSDLGTSVEQVKDHAPQPAQQSQEKIPD; encoded by the coding sequence ATGTTTAATGTTCTGATAGTTGTTTACTTGCTGGTAGCGATCGCCTTAGTTGGCTTGATTTTGATTCAGCAAGGTAAAGGTGCTGACATGGGTGCTTCTTTTGGCGCCGGTGCATCAGGAACCTTATTCGGTTCAAGTGGTTCAGGTAACTTCCTGACTCGCAGCACTGCGATTCTGGCCATTGCGTTTTTTGTACTGAGTTTAGTTATTGGTAACTTGAGTGCAAACCACGTAAAACAAGCTGATTCGTGGAGCGATTTGGGCACATCCGTTGAGCAAGTGAAAGATCATGCGCCTCAACCAGCCCAACAGTCACAGGAAAAAATTCCAGACTGA
- the rimP gene encoding ribosome maturation factor RimP, whose protein sequence is MATLENRLADMLKSPVEGLGYQLWGIEYIQAGKHSTLRIYIDSENGINIEDCAETSRQVSAVLDVEDPISHEFTLEVSSPGVDRPLFTSEQYARYVGEETKVQLTMPVDGSRNMKGTIVKVEGQMLTLTVDGKEKIVAIDNIRKANLIAKF, encoded by the coding sequence TTGGCAACATTGGAAAACAGACTGGCAGACATGCTCAAGTCACCGGTCGAAGGGCTGGGATACCAGCTTTGGGGCATCGAATACATTCAGGCCGGCAAGCATTCTACGCTGCGCATTTACATTGACAGTGAGAATGGGATCAATATTGAAGATTGTGCCGAAACCAGCCGTCAAGTCAGTGCTGTGCTTGATGTTGAAGATCCGATTTCCCACGAATTTACCCTTGAAGTTTCATCCCCTGGCGTAGACAGACCCCTGTTCACCTCTGAGCAGTATGCCCGCTATGTTGGTGAAGAAACCAAGGTTCAGTTGACTATGCCGGTAGATGGTAGTCGCAATATGAAAGGCACCATCGTCAAGGTTGAAGGACAAATGCTTACTTTGACAGTGGATGGTAAAGAAAAAATCGTTGCCATTGACAACATTCGCAAAGCCAATCTGATCGCGAAGTTTTGA
- the nusA gene encoding transcription termination factor NusA, with translation MNKEILLVAEAVSNEKAVPREKIFEALEFALATATKKKYEGDIDVRVAIDRKTGDYDTFRRWQVVDDNGEPLENPFREITLDAARYDEPEIQVGEYVEDQIESVVFDRITTQTAKQVIVQKVREAERAQIVEQFEDKEGELITGVVKKSNRDSVVVDLGNNADGVLYKEDLISRESFRPGDRVRALLYAVRPEARGAQLFLTRTKPEMLIELFRVEVPEIADEMIQVMGAARDPGSRAKIAVKSNDKRIDPIGACVGMRGARVQAVSNELGGERVDIVLWDDNPAQFVINAMAPADVASIIVDEDHHAMDIAVESDSLAQAIGRNGQNVRLATQLTGWELNVMTVDDMNAKHQAESAKVVALFTSSLDIDDDFAQVLADEGFTSLEEIAYVPASELLSINGLDEETVEVLRERAKAAISTRALAQEEALDGVKPSPELLALEGVERHLAFTLASKGIVTLEDLAEQGIDDLIEIEELTEEKAGELIMAARNICWFGEEA, from the coding sequence ATGAATAAAGAGATTCTGCTGGTCGCTGAAGCGGTATCCAACGAAAAAGCGGTACCGCGCGAAAAGATTTTTGAAGCGTTGGAATTTGCGCTGGCAACGGCAACTAAGAAAAAATACGAGGGTGACATCGATGTACGCGTCGCCATTGATCGTAAAACCGGTGATTATGATACTTTCCGCCGTTGGCAGGTTGTTGATGACAACGGTGAGCCACTGGAAAATCCATTTCGTGAGATCACGCTGGATGCTGCCCGTTATGACGAGCCAGAGATTCAGGTGGGTGAATATGTTGAAGATCAGATTGAGTCTGTAGTCTTTGATCGTATCACGACTCAAACCGCCAAGCAGGTTATCGTACAGAAAGTACGTGAAGCTGAACGTGCTCAGATTGTTGAGCAGTTCGAAGACAAAGAAGGCGAGCTGATCACCGGCGTAGTGAAGAAAAGTAACCGTGACAGTGTCGTGGTTGATCTGGGCAATAATGCCGATGGCGTATTGTACAAAGAAGATTTGATCAGCCGTGAAAGCTTCCGGCCAGGTGACCGCGTGCGTGCTCTGCTGTATGCTGTGCGTCCAGAAGCCCGCGGTGCTCAATTATTCCTGACCCGTACTAAGCCGGAAATGCTCATCGAGCTGTTCCGTGTTGAAGTACCAGAAATTGCCGATGAAATGATCCAGGTAATGGGTGCTGCCCGTGATCCTGGTAGCCGTGCCAAAATCGCCGTGAAATCTAACGACAAACGTATCGATCCTATCGGTGCTTGTGTGGGTATGCGTGGCGCACGGGTTCAGGCTGTTTCCAATGAATTAGGCGGTGAGCGTGTTGATATCGTGCTGTGGGATGACAATCCAGCTCAGTTCGTGATCAATGCCATGGCGCCGGCAGATGTGGCCTCTATCATCGTAGATGAAGATCACCACGCTATGGATATTGCCGTTGAGTCAGATTCATTGGCTCAGGCGATTGGTCGTAACGGCCAAAACGTACGTTTAGCCACTCAGCTGACTGGTTGGGAACTGAACGTAATGACAGTAGATGACATGAATGCTAAGCATCAGGCTGAAAGTGCCAAAGTAGTGGCTCTGTTCACTTCATCTCTGGATATTGACGACGATTTTGCTCAGGTACTGGCTGATGAAGGTTTCACTTCTTTGGAAGAGATCGCCTATGTACCTGCGTCTGAACTGCTGTCTATCAACGGTCTGGATGAAGAGACTGTTGAAGTATTGCGTGAACGCGCTAAAGCAGCAATTTCTACCCGTGCTCTGGCACAGGAAGAAGCTCTGGATGGGGTTAAACCAAGTCCTGAGTTGCTGGCGCTTGAGGGAGTTGAGCGACATTTAGCATTTACTCTGGCGAGTAAGGGCATTGTGACGCTTGAAGATTTAGCCGAACAAGGCATTGACGATTTGATCGAGATAGAAGAATTGACAGAAGAAAAAGCAGGTGAGCTGATTATGGCCGCCCGTAATATCTGTTGGTTCGGCGAAGAAGCATAG